From the Desulfosarcina sp. BuS5 genome, one window contains:
- a CDS encoding HU family DNA-binding protein — protein MNKLELITALKTEANISKAEASSIIQIFFDSMADAMVNEDRAEIRGLCSFFVKKYKTYTGRNPKTGKKVTIKPKRLPFFKAGKELKERVDT, from the coding sequence ATGAACAAATTGGAGCTTATAACCGCATTAAAAACAGAAGCGAATATTTCTAAAGCGGAAGCATCCAGTATTATTCAGATCTTTTTCGATTCAATGGCTGATGCCATGGTAAATGAGGATCGTGCAGAGATACGCGGTTTATGCAGTTTTTTCGTCAAAAAGTACAAAACCTATACGGGAAGGAATCCCAAGACAGGTAAGAAAGTTACGATAAAACCTAAAAGGCTTCCTTTTTTTAAGGCTGGTAAAGAACTCAAAGAAAGGGTGGATACTTAA
- the thiE gene encoding thiamine phosphate synthase, with translation MNRKERLEAFKKIDIYPVTCRELSGGRSNIKVLDAVLAGGAKIIQLREKDWEKREIFELALEFRKRTLVHDALLIINDHLDIALATEADGVHLGQDDLPISAARKIAPDLLLGASSHSLEEALGAEKDGADYVNIGPVFPTKTKKKLTRFLGPDAIAEISPKLKIPFTTMGGINQKNIQDVLEKGARRIAMVTGITRAPDIADRVRALREMILKISP, from the coding sequence ATGAATCGTAAGGAACGTCTGGAGGCATTTAAAAAGATAGATATTTACCCGGTAACATGCCGGGAACTGTCAGGGGGACGATCGAATATTAAGGTTCTTGACGCAGTTCTGGCCGGTGGAGCCAAAATTATTCAGCTCAGGGAAAAGGACTGGGAAAAAAGGGAAATCTTCGAGCTTGCCCTGGAATTCAGAAAACGGACCCTCGTTCATGACGCACTTCTTATTATAAACGACCATCTGGATATAGCCCTTGCCACGGAAGCGGACGGGGTCCATCTCGGCCAGGATGATTTACCCATCAGCGCCGCCAGAAAGATTGCGCCTGATCTTCTCCTGGGAGCTTCCAGTCACAGCCTGGAGGAAGCACTGGGGGCAGAAAAAGACGGAGCAGATTATGTTAATATCGGACCTGTTTTTCCTACAAAAACAAAAAAAAAATTAACCCGTTTTCTGGGACCGGATGCGATTGCGGAAATAAGCCCGAAACTGAAGATACCCTTTACGACAATGGGAGGAATCAATCAAAAGAATATTCAAGACGTTCTGGAAAAAGGAGCAAGGCGTATTGCCATGGTCACCGGCATCACCCGAGCCCCTGATATTGCAGATAGGGTACGTGCATTGAGGGAGATGATTCTAAAGATTTCCCCATAA
- a CDS encoding PSP1 domain-containing protein, with protein MNKMVGIKFKASGKVYNFDSGAFVLNNGDYVIVETEQGLGFGYVAVSPAAYDENSFDKPLKKVFRLAGEEDFIQRQRNLDFEKRAFDYCISCIERLGLKMSLFSVETTFDETKLIFFFTAEGRVDFRKLVKVLIKKFHVRISMRQVGIRNQAKMCGGLGRCGREICCSAFMDKFVPVSIRMAKEQSLSLNPTKISGQCGRLMCCLTFENDTYRQLKKKFPAIGKNVITPDGKGKVIRHNVICDRLTVRIDKDSIAEYELKDIKRE; from the coding sequence ATGAACAAGATGGTAGGAATTAAATTTAAAGCGTCCGGAAAGGTTTATAACTTTGACAGCGGAGCTTTTGTATTGAATAATGGAGATTATGTGATTGTCGAGACAGAGCAAGGCCTCGGTTTCGGATATGTAGCCGTTTCTCCAGCGGCCTATGATGAAAATTCGTTTGATAAGCCTTTGAAAAAGGTGTTCCGGCTCGCAGGTGAGGAAGATTTTATACAAAGGCAAAGAAATCTTGATTTTGAAAAACGGGCTTTTGATTACTGCATTAGCTGTATAGAGAGACTGGGGCTTAAAATGAGTCTTTTTTCCGTAGAGACGACTTTTGATGAGACTAAACTGATTTTTTTTTTTACTGCTGAAGGCCGGGTCGATTTTCGAAAACTGGTCAAGGTGCTGATCAAAAAGTTCCATGTAAGAATCTCTATGCGTCAGGTTGGAATACGAAACCAGGCGAAGATGTGTGGTGGGTTGGGAAGGTGCGGACGTGAAATCTGCTGTTCGGCATTTATGGATAAATTTGTTCCTGTTTCCATACGCATGGCAAAGGAGCAGTCTCTTTCATTAAATCCTACAAAAATTTCAGGACAGTGCGGAAGACTGATGTGCTGTCTTACTTTTGAGAATGATACCTACCGGCAGCTTAAAAAAAAATTCCCGGCCATAGGTAAAAATGTCATAACCCCTGATGGTAAAGGTAAGGTAATACGGCATAATGTAATCTGTGACCGGTTGACTGTGCGGATAGATAAGGATTCTATTGCGGAATATGAATTAAAGGATATTAAAAGAGAATAG
- a CDS encoding UpxY family transcription antiterminator, whose translation MKESKLVYSWYSLHTRSRFENVVYDRLSKKSFESFLPKIKVKSKRRDRNAMINVPLFPGYIFVRTDLRPVEHLEILKTIGAVRLLGNRKGPVSVPEENIDSLKIMVNCDATVVTGNIIKKGEKVIVVYGPFAGLTGIFVRYKGQGRVVVNIDTLGQSASVEINQEDIEKLPEIL comes from the coding sequence ATGAAAGAAAGCAAACTGGTTTATTCATGGTATTCCCTGCATACAAGGAGCAGGTTTGAAAATGTTGTTTATGATAGACTGAGCAAAAAATCATTTGAATCTTTTCTCCCGAAAATAAAGGTAAAGAGCAAACGACGCGACAGAAACGCCATGATAAATGTTCCGCTTTTTCCCGGATATATTTTTGTGAGGACCGATCTTAGACCTGTGGAACATCTTGAGATTTTAAAAACAATCGGGGCGGTTCGTCTGCTGGGTAACAGGAAAGGTCCTGTTTCTGTGCCCGAGGAAAATATTGATTCGCTTAAGATTATGGTAAATTGCGATGCCACAGTTGTTACAGGCAACATTATCAAGAAGGGCGAGAAGGTGATAGTTGTGTACGGACCCTTTGCCGGGCTGACAGGTATTTTTGTTCGCTACAAGGGTCAGGGAAGGGTTGTGGTTAATATTGATACTCTTGGACAATCTGCAAGCGTAGAAATTAATCAAGAAGATATTGAGAAGCTTCCTGAAATATTATGA
- a CDS encoding LPS-assembly protein LptD, giving the protein MNIFKNSINRSGISCCTAFILIFIFISSISFADTLGRAFEDKPDEPWQIDADEISYDEKTDQYFAEGQVIISKTGRKLTADRVRFDHRNMKAYASGHVTMSSGKNWLTGSSMEMDMETETGILTNGAIFLTDNHFHITGDKIEKIGEDSYRIDTASITTCDGDAPAWKITGKNLKVTAEGYGSVKHAALWAGKTPVIYTPFFFFPAKKKRQSGLLTPEMGYSDRKGIEYVQPFFWAINENSDATFYNNYMGKRGNKFGLEYRYVLNNLSKGTLMYDFLDDRKVDDGTGNSSDDWGYDDNGADVFRPNSDRYWFRTKLDQEMPFGFFARLDLDIVSDQDYLREFEDGYTGFNVTKRYFNRNFGRELDDSDDPVRINRLNLNKRWSRYNLNTELRWYDDVVVRRSHETDTTLQRLPYVSFDASKQQISDSPFYWNMDSQYSYFYSEDGTNGHRVDVHPRFYLPFRYKNFFSFEPSAGVRETYWNIGKFEDNDSEKYKQNRQFREIYDIKLDLSTELYNVFQVNGETIEKIKHTIRPQIVYDYIPDKSQEKYPDLDYIDRIERKNLLTYSITNTFTSKSKKLKKTINNKEDSAPQEYTYSEFCRFKLEQSFDIDEEREDNPDRWDNRTTKRPFSPIFAELDFDPNKYLSINTDSEWSPYDGAFESFNFRTRLSDNRGDAIFCEYRYTKDYSESIYTNFYLNLSDSFSVYLENEENLRYKENIKTGVGFMYVSQCWAVHFGFTSDDGDLEYALMFDLYGLGGIGTSDIMGARGKNVFERK; this is encoded by the coding sequence TTGAACATATTCAAAAACAGTATAAACCGATCCGGCATCTCCTGTTGCACCGCCTTTATTCTTATATTTATTTTTATATCTTCTATTTCTTTTGCGGATACTTTAGGGCGGGCATTCGAGGACAAACCTGATGAACCATGGCAAATCGATGCCGACGAGATAAGTTATGATGAGAAGACGGATCAGTATTTTGCAGAGGGCCAGGTTATCATAAGCAAAACCGGCAGGAAGTTGACAGCCGATAGAGTCCGTTTTGACCACAGGAATATGAAAGCATATGCATCGGGTCATGTAACCATGAGTTCAGGTAAAAACTGGTTGACGGGCAGCAGTATGGAAATGGACATGGAAACTGAAACCGGCATATTGACAAATGGCGCCATATTTTTGACAGACAACCATTTCCACATTACAGGGGACAAAATAGAGAAAATTGGTGAAGATTCATACAGGATCGATACAGCCTCGATCACAACCTGTGACGGGGATGCTCCGGCCTGGAAAATAACCGGTAAGAATTTGAAGGTGACAGCCGAAGGCTATGGGAGCGTTAAACATGCGGCCTTATGGGCAGGAAAAACACCGGTTATATATACCCCTTTTTTCTTTTTTCCAGCTAAAAAAAAACGTCAGTCCGGCCTGCTGACTCCTGAAATGGGATATTCCGATCGCAAAGGGATTGAATATGTGCAACCTTTTTTTTGGGCCATAAACGAGAATTCCGATGCCACCTTTTATAATAACTACATGGGTAAGCGTGGAAATAAATTTGGTCTTGAATATCGTTATGTGCTTAATAATTTGTCTAAAGGAACATTGATGTATGATTTCCTGGATGACAGGAAAGTGGATGACGGTACAGGTAATTCGAGTGATGACTGGGGATATGATGATAACGGAGCGGACGTATTTCGTCCCAATTCCGACCGTTACTGGTTCAGGACAAAGCTGGATCAGGAGATGCCCTTTGGATTTTTTGCCAGGCTGGATCTGGATATTGTAAGTGATCAGGATTATCTTCGGGAATTCGAGGACGGGTATACAGGATTTAACGTAACAAAAAGATATTTTAACAGGAATTTTGGCAGAGAGCTGGATGATTCTGATGATCCTGTGAGAATTAACCGGTTAAATTTAAATAAACGCTGGTCAAGGTATAACCTGAATACCGAGTTACGATGGTACGATGATGTGGTAGTAAGGCGCAGTCATGAAACAGATACAACTCTCCAGAGACTTCCATATGTCTCTTTTGATGCATCCAAACAGCAGATATCAGATTCTCCGTTTTATTGGAATATGGACTCCCAATATTCATATTTTTACAGTGAAGATGGTACCAACGGTCACAGGGTAGACGTGCATCCAAGATTTTATTTGCCGTTCAGGTATAAAAACTTCTTTTCTTTTGAACCATCTGCAGGTGTTAGGGAAACATACTGGAATATTGGTAAATTTGAGGATAATGATTCGGAAAAGTATAAACAAAACAGACAATTCAGAGAAATTTATGATATCAAGCTCGATCTTTCCACGGAATTATATAATGTCTTCCAGGTCAATGGGGAAACCATAGAAAAGATAAAGCACACGATCAGGCCGCAAATCGTTTATGACTATATCCCCGACAAATCCCAGGAAAAATATCCTGATTTAGATTACATTGACCGGATAGAAAGAAAAAATCTTCTGACATATTCAATAACCAATACTTTTACTTCAAAATCAAAAAAATTAAAAAAAACCATTAACAACAAGGAAGATAGTGCACCGCAGGAATATACTTACAGCGAGTTCTGCAGATTTAAATTAGAACAGAGTTTTGATATCGATGAAGAGCGGGAGGATAATCCTGACAGATGGGACAACAGAACGACGAAACGGCCGTTTTCACCGATATTTGCAGAACTTGATTTTGATCCGAATAAATATTTATCCATAAACACTGATTCTGAATGGTCTCCTTATGATGGAGCTTTTGAGTCATTTAATTTCAGGACTAGATTATCCGATAATCGCGGTGATGCAATTTTTTGTGAGTACAGGTATACAAAAGATTACAGCGAATCTATTTATACGAATTTTTATCTTAATTTATCGGACAGTTTTTCGGTATACCTGGAAAATGAAGAAAACCTGCGCTATAAGGAGAATATAAAAACAGGTGTCGGCTTTATGTATGTTTCCCAGTGCTGGGCCGTTCATTTTGGCTTTACCAGTGACGACGGTGATCTGGAGTATGCATTAATGTTTGATCTTTACGGCCTGGGAGGTATAGGTACGAGCGATATTATGGGTGCAAGAGGCAAAAACGTATTTGAAAGAAAATAG
- a CDS encoding penicillin-binding transpeptidase domain-containing protein: MKKNIKYRVPAAKIPGWRDYQDNLKKAARRSRFFRIAIKLTAASFCAFLMVYGIISGFAGSDRDHAEAHNNDISKLAAKGARGETSNNDAKEFLQKEEIQSMISGRDFVNIQDKSLKIISNGIELRADTSIDIPLQQFILKKMKRSTSRYIGIVTMDPLTGRILTMAGYDKTDPSGNPCLDNRFPAASIFKIVTAAAAIEKCGFSAQSGFKYNGKKHTLYKLQLKERTNKYTNRITLKNSFAQSVNPVFGKLGAIYIGKNALEEYADSFGFNNQIGFEINMSESLMHISDDPYNWAEIASGFNRDTRISPIHGALIASVIINNGELVEPTIVDRIADAKDRTIYRNQVTLVRHSIKPATSRALTNLMETTIRSGTCRKSFRGYKKDRVLSKLNIGGKTGTIDNRTHDARYDWFIGFAEEKDGPEKIAISVVVAHEKYIGTRASQYARLIMKEFFRDYFAKNQHKHEKPVGKS, encoded by the coding sequence ATGAAAAAAAATATCAAATATAGAGTCCCCGCGGCCAAAATACCAGGCTGGAGGGATTACCAGGATAATTTGAAAAAGGCTGCCAGGAGAAGCAGGTTTTTCCGAATTGCCATAAAATTGACCGCAGCATCTTTTTGTGCATTTCTTATGGTATACGGAATCATCTCCGGGTTCGCAGGATCGGACCGCGATCATGCCGAGGCACATAATAATGATATCTCAAAGCTTGCCGCGAAAGGGGCAAGGGGTGAAACCAGCAACAATGATGCCAAAGAATTTTTGCAAAAAGAAGAAATCCAGAGCATGATCAGCGGCAGGGATTTTGTTAATATACAAGATAAAAGCCTAAAAATTATTTCCAACGGAATTGAGTTGAGAGCAGATACTTCCATCGACATTCCCTTGCAGCAATTTATCCTGAAAAAGATGAAAAGATCTACTTCCCGTTACATCGGTATTGTAACAATGGATCCTTTAACAGGCAGGATTTTAACCATGGCCGGTTATGATAAAACCGACCCATCCGGCAACCCTTGCCTGGATAACAGGTTCCCTGCAGCAAGTATTTTTAAAATAGTAACTGCTGCAGCGGCGATTGAAAAGTGCGGTTTTTCAGCGCAATCCGGATTCAAGTATAATGGCAAGAAGCATACTCTATACAAATTACAGCTTAAAGAGCGGACAAACAAATATACTAATCGTATAACCTTAAAGAATTCATTTGCGCAGTCTGTTAATCCTGTTTTCGGCAAACTTGGAGCTATTTATATAGGAAAAAATGCTTTGGAAGAATATGCGGATTCTTTTGGCTTTAACAATCAAATAGGTTTTGAGATTAATATGTCGGAAAGCCTTATGCATATATCTGATGATCCATATAATTGGGCGGAAATTGCATCCGGTTTTAACAGGGATACCAGGATATCTCCAATCCATGGCGCCCTGATAGCATCCGTGATAATCAATAATGGTGAACTGGTGGAGCCTACAATAGTAGACAGGATAGCCGATGCGAAAGATCGTACCATTTACAGAAATCAGGTGACTTTGGTAAGGCACTCAATTAAGCCGGCAACATCAAGAGCCTTAACCAATTTGATGGAGACTACCATCCGGTCCGGAACTTGCCGGAAAAGTTTCAGGGGATACAAAAAAGATCGGGTGCTATCGAAACTGAATATCGGGGGGAAGACCGGCACCATTGATAATAGAACCCATGATGCCAGGTACGACTGGTTCATAGGTTTTGCCGAGGAAAAAGACGGTCCCGAAAAAATAGCGATATCTGTAGTTGTGGCGCATGAAAAATATATCGGCACGAGGGCAAGCCAGTACGCCCGTTTGATTATGAAAGAGTTTTTCCGCGATTATTTTGCAAAAAACCAGCATAAGCATGAAAAACCGGTGGGAAAGAGTTAA
- the thiS gene encoding sulfur carrier protein ThiS yields the protein MEIKIKLNGEERLLDKPLDISSLLLMLELPAENLIVELNRELLHKNKYEQTILVNDDELELIRFVGGG from the coding sequence ATGGAAATAAAAATAAAGCTGAATGGTGAAGAGCGCCTGCTTGATAAGCCATTGGATATTTCGTCTCTTCTTTTGATGCTGGAGCTTCCGGCGGAAAATTTAATTGTGGAGCTTAACAGGGAGCTGTTACATAAAAATAAATATGAGCAAACAATCCTTGTAAACGATGACGAACTTGAACTTATCAGATTTGTGGGTGGCGGATGA
- the metG gene encoding methionine--tRNA ligase — MTGQFYITTPIYYVNARPHLGHAYTTIAVDTACRFNSMCGKETFFLTGTDEHGDKIERAAKEANLSVRAYVDSISEFFRDLWPELNIGYDYFIRTTDKSHIALVEQILQKIYDAGDIYFHEYEGLYCFGCEQFYTERELVDGKCPDHHTEPELIKESNYFFRMSRYQDWLIDHIKSNPDFIRPRRYSSEVLAFLKEPLEDLCISRPTTRLQWGIRLPFDNNYVTYVWFDALLNYISALGYPDGDLFKKFWPVAQHVVAKDILKPHGIYWPIMLKAAGIEIYKHLNVHGYWNIDKNKMSKSIGNVVEPLHIKEKYGLDSFRFFLMRDMAFGLDSNFSEEALVQRINADLANDLGNLFSRVISMAHKYFDGIIPEPDPEIDEQFHQDLKTSAREAAEKFESAMEDFAFHKALANVWEFISRMNRYIDAASPWELAKKKSQRNELEVVIYNLLEGLRIISGLIYPVMPETAEKMQNHLGIEPDLESDNRFYHMALLNVWGLLKPGTKLLKSVRLFPRIDIKKIE; from the coding sequence ATGACCGGACAGTTTTATATAACAACGCCTATCTATTATGTGAATGCACGACCGCATCTGGGCCATGCCTATACAACAATTGCAGTGGATACAGCATGCCGTTTTAACTCAATGTGCGGGAAAGAGACATTTTTCCTTACCGGCACCGATGAGCATGGAGACAAGATAGAACGGGCTGCAAAAGAAGCAAACTTAAGCGTTCGCGCTTATGTGGACAGTATCAGCGAATTTTTCAGGGATCTCTGGCCGGAGCTCAATATCGGTTATGATTATTTTATCAGAACAACTGATAAATCGCATATTGCCCTGGTTGAGCAAATTCTGCAAAAAATTTATGATGCCGGGGATATTTATTTCCATGAATATGAAGGGTTATACTGTTTTGGATGTGAACAATTCTATACCGAGCGTGAACTTGTGGACGGCAAATGTCCCGATCACCACACAGAACCCGAACTTATAAAGGAATCGAACTATTTTTTCAGGATGAGCCGGTATCAAGATTGGCTCATAGATCATATAAAGAGCAACCCGGATTTTATACGTCCGCGACGATACAGCAGCGAAGTGCTTGCGTTTTTAAAAGAACCCCTTGAAGATCTGTGCATATCCAGACCTACAACACGGTTACAATGGGGTATACGGCTGCCGTTTGATAATAACTACGTTACATATGTCTGGTTTGATGCTCTCTTGAACTATATCTCTGCCTTGGGGTATCCTGATGGAGATCTTTTTAAAAAATTCTGGCCTGTTGCGCAGCATGTGGTTGCGAAAGATATATTAAAACCACATGGTATTTACTGGCCGATTATGCTTAAGGCGGCCGGAATTGAGATATATAAGCACCTTAATGTGCATGGATACTGGAATATTGACAAAAACAAAATGTCCAAGAGCATCGGAAATGTTGTTGAGCCTCTTCATATAAAGGAAAAATACGGGCTCGATTCTTTCAGGTTTTTTTTAATGCGGGATATGGCCTTTGGACTTGACTCAAATTTTTCAGAAGAGGCTTTGGTTCAACGGATTAATGCCGATCTTGCCAACGATCTCGGGAACCTGTTTTCAAGAGTTATATCCATGGCGCATAAATATTTTGACGGGATAATTCCTGAACCTGATCCTGAAATAGATGAGCAATTCCATCAGGATTTAAAAACTTCCGCCCGGGAAGCAGCAGAAAAGTTTGAAAGTGCTATGGAGGACTTTGCCTTTCATAAAGCCCTGGCAAATGTATGGGAGTTTATCAGCCGGATGAATCGATATATTGATGCCGCTTCTCCATGGGAACTGGCAAAGAAAAAATCTCAAAGAAATGAGCTGGAAGTTGTTATTTATAACCTGCTGGAAGGCCTCCGAATAATATCAGGCCTCATATATCCTGTTATGCCTGAGACAGCAGAAAAAATGCAGAACCATCTTGGCATTGAACCTGATTTGGAATCTGATAACAGGTTTTACCATATGGCTTTACTGAATGTCTGGGGCCTGCTTAAGCCTGGAACAAAACTTTTAAAATCAGTCCGGCTGTTTCCAAGAATCGATATAAAAAAAATAGAATGA
- the holB gene encoding DNA polymerase III subunit delta', translated as MPGFESISDQKQPIRILTSLFQKGAVPHALLFTGIEGVGKKNCAIAFAMLCNCLEKRHITGDQAGADFSALSDGSFINPCGSCRSCRKIESANHPDIILIKPVGAFMRIEQIRNLGDIIAMKPYEAKMRMVIISDAQCMTPEAGNALLKSLEEPPERTIFILTANQISDLIPTIVSRCRHIRFNPIPLTSITEMLVAKFLLDPESSKVIASLANGSFSKALKMGANNRVNWINHRKWLLNDVARKCFTGEPSDAVAEPYGLIFALSNKLSGNKELLFESLEMIKTWLRDIAIYKYSPDKVVNADMIKSIRSASEKISIKSINSKVNAIHKAQKNIQANANLRTTLDVLMLRLAGA; from the coding sequence GTGCCTGGATTTGAGTCGATATCGGATCAGAAGCAGCCTATTAGAATTTTGACCTCTCTGTTTCAAAAAGGAGCTGTGCCCCATGCGTTACTATTTACCGGAATTGAGGGCGTTGGGAAAAAAAACTGTGCCATAGCTTTTGCCATGTTGTGCAATTGTTTGGAAAAACGCCATATAACCGGGGATCAGGCCGGAGCCGATTTTTCAGCATTAAGCGATGGTTCTTTTATTAATCCTTGCGGCAGTTGCAGATCTTGCAGGAAAATTGAGTCAGCAAATCATCCGGATATAATTTTGATAAAACCGGTTGGTGCTTTTATGAGGATTGAACAGATTCGTAACCTTGGCGATATAATTGCCATGAAACCATACGAGGCAAAAATGCGTATGGTTATTATATCAGATGCGCAGTGCATGACACCGGAAGCAGGCAATGCTCTTCTTAAGTCACTGGAGGAGCCGCCGGAAAGAACAATTTTTATACTTACCGCCAACCAGATATCCGACCTTATACCTACCATTGTATCAAGGTGCCGGCATATCAGGTTTAATCCGATTCCTTTAACAAGCATTACAGAAATGCTTGTTGCAAAGTTTTTGCTGGATCCTGAAAGCTCTAAGGTTATTGCATCATTGGCGAACGGCAGTTTTTCAAAAGCGCTTAAAATGGGTGCTAATAACAGGGTAAACTGGATAAACCACCGTAAGTGGCTCCTTAATGATGTTGCCCGGAAATGTTTCACCGGTGAGCCTTCAGATGCTGTTGCAGAGCCATATGGACTGATTTTTGCTTTATCCAATAAATTATCAGGGAACAAGGAGCTCCTCTTCGAGTCTTTGGAAATGATTAAAACATGGCTTAGAGATATTGCGATATATAAATACTCTCCTGATAAGGTTGTTAATGCCGATATGATAAAGAGCATTAGATCTGCCTCTGAAAAAATTTCCATAAAATCAATAAATTCAAAAGTTAACGCCATTCATAAGGCCCAAAAAAATATCCAGGCCAATGCCAATTTAAGAACGACCCTGGATGTATTGATGCTCAGGCTTGCCGGGGCATAA